Proteins encoded in a region of the Triticum dicoccoides isolate Atlit2015 ecotype Zavitan chromosome 3A, WEW_v2.0, whole genome shotgun sequence genome:
- the LOC119269808 gene encoding U-box domain-containing protein 4-like, which translates to MQMALLARLSLASSEARESSLEERHAGSDEQTLEQSTEEASQASHFDSDSQVLLVSSSVDGSLPNTGQLDRECDIDNGMTGVPSDRTNYSGDASGEVADGGLSVPSAPQRENVILPRLGDICMEGPSVRRQTADRGFPRIISSSSMDARGDFSAIENQVRELINDLGSDSIEGQRSATSEIRLLAKHNMENRIAIANCGAINLLVGLLHSPDAKVQENAVTALLNLSLSDINKIAIVNADAVDPLVHVLETGNPEAKENSAATLFSLSFIEDNRARIGQSGAVKPLVDLLGNGSPRGKKDAVTALFNLSILNENKGRIVQADALRHLVELMDPAAGMVDKAVAVLANLATIQEGRTAIGQARGIPALVEVVELGSAKAKENAAAALLQLCTNSNRFCNIVLQEDAVPPLVALSQSGTPRAREKAQALLSYFRSQRHGNSGRR; encoded by the exons ATGCAAATGGCTCTGCTAGCAAGGCTATCTCTTGCAAGCTCTGAAGCAAGAGAGTCTAGTTTGGAAGAAAGACATGCTGGTTCTGATGAACAAACTTTGGAACAATCAACGGAGGAagcatctcaagcatctcattttgacAGTGATTCGCAGGTTCTTCTAGTCAGCTCTTCGGTTGATGGTAGTCTTCCTAATACCGGTCAGCTTGATAGGGAGTGTGACATTGACAATGGGATGACAGGGGTACCAAGTGATAGGACAAATTACAGTGGTGATGCGTCTGGAGAGGTTGCTGACGGGGGGCTTTCTGTCCCTTCCGCCCCTCAAAGGGAGAATGTAATCCTGCCAAGATTGGGTGATATCTGCATGGAAGGGCCATCTGTTCGGCGGCAAACAGCTGACAGGGGATTCCCCAGAATAATATCGTCGTCATCCATGGATGCCCGGGGTGATTTCTCTGCCATCGAGAATCAGGTACGCGAGCTAATCAATGATTTGGGAAGCGATTCCATAGAAGGTCAGAGATCAGCAACATCAGAGATTCGCCTTCTAGCTAAACACAACATGGAGAACAGGATTGCCATTGCTAATTGTGGGGCTATAAACTTGCTGGTTGGCCTTCTTCATTCACCAGATGCCAAAGTCCAGGAAAATGCAGTGACGGCCCTCCTCAATTTGTCACTCAGTGATATTAATAAGATTGCCATCGTGAATGCAGATGCTGTTGATCCACTCGTCCATGTCCTGGAAACAGGGAACCCTGAAGCTAAAGAGAACTCAGCAGCTACTTTGTTCAGTCTCTCATTTATTGAAGATAACAGAGCGAGGATTGGACAATCTGGCGCCGTAAAGCCTCTCGTGGACTTGCTAGGAAATGGGAGCCCACGAGGAAAGAAAGATGCGGTTACTGCATTGTTTAATTTATCCATACTTAATGAGAACAAGGGTCGAATTGTGCAAGCTGATGCTCTGAGGCACCTAGTTGAGCTCATGGACCCAGCTGCTGGAATGGTCGATAAGGCTGTAGCTGTCTTGGCAAATCTTGCTACGATACAAGAAGGGAGGACTGCGATTGGGCAGGCGCGTGGTATTCCAGCCCTTGTTGAAGTTGTCGAACTGGGTTCAGCGAAAGCGAAGGAAAATGCTGCTGCGGCATTGCTTCAGCTATGTACAAACAGCAACAGGTTTTGTAACATAGTTCTTCAAGAGGATGCCGTGCCCCCTTTAGTCGCCCTGTCACAGTCAGGAACACCACGCGCAAGAGAAAAG GCGCAGGCTCTTCTCAGCTACTTCCGCAGCCAAAGACATGGGAACTCAGGAAGGAGATGA